From a region of the Methanoculleus receptaculi genome:
- a CDS encoding arsenate reductase ArsC, with amino-acid sequence MKKKVLFVCTHNSARSQMAEGYMNARYGDRYEAFSAGTVPGTLNPYAVRAMAEIGIDISGHRSKDLGEFDEQEMDLLVAVCEGGICPFFPWAKEEIHQEFPDPSNLAGTDEEIMEGVRRIRDEITGWIDATFGGN; translated from the coding sequence GTGAAGAAGAAAGTCCTCTTCGTCTGCACCCACAACTCCGCCCGCTCGCAGATGGCGGAGGGGTACATGAACGCCCGCTACGGCGACCGCTACGAGGCCTTCTCGGCCGGCACGGTACCTGGAACCCTGAACCCCTATGCGGTCCGGGCGATGGCCGAGATCGGGATCGACATCTCCGGCCACCGCTCAAAGGATCTCGGTGAGTTCGACGAACAGGAGATGGATCTCCTTGTCGCCGTCTGCGAGGGCGGGATCTGCCCCTTCTTCCCCTGGGCGAAGGAGGAGATCCATCAGGAGTTCCCGGACCCGTCGAACCTCGCCGGCACCGACGAGGAGATCATGGAAGGCGTCCGGCGGATCCGGGACGAGATTACGGGTTGGATCGACGCGACGTTCGGGGGGAACTGA
- a CDS encoding DUF2703 domain-containing protein, with protein sequence MVEQELVVEWRHIGRDIENTCERCGETGRAVMDVVEEIRPILEEEGITVRVVETPLENAAIGESNSILFNGMPLEDLIEGMEVTSTPCASCACITGQDDATCRAVEYDGERYESTPPELIARAVLKALGLE encoded by the coding sequence ATGGTAGAACAGGAACTCGTCGTCGAATGGCGGCATATTGGAAGAGACATCGAGAACACCTGCGAGAGGTGCGGCGAGACGGGACGTGCAGTGATGGACGTCGTCGAAGAGATACGCCCCATCCTCGAGGAAGAGGGCATCACGGTCCGGGTTGTCGAGACGCCCCTCGAGAACGCGGCAATCGGAGAGTCGAACAGCATCCTCTTCAACGGCATGCCGCTTGAGGACCTGATCGAGGGCATGGAAGTTACCAGCACGCCCTGTGCCTCCTGCGCCTGCATCACCGGGCAGGACGATGCAACGTGCCGTGCGGTCGAGTATGACGGCGAGCGCTACGAGTCGACCCCGCCGGAGCTGATCGCCCGGGCGGTGCTGAAAGCGCTCGGGCTGGAGTGA
- a CDS encoding universal stress protein — protein sequence MTNGRKLGNVLVPLDVAESGEKILSAVEEIVRLGVQEIRLLHVANVRDTLAAPEILDHDREVLEAWRNRLVACGAPSVTAEVVSGIPSIEIVERSERDGYALIVLGSHGRNLVSRVLLGSTTEDVLRNVNDPVLLVRLRIIGTADETTCRLAADRLFGRILYATDFSAYAERCIPCLSWMAGAHPDEVIVAHIQDLRHLAYASPEEMAAFNRRDEGRLAALKRQFEEAGFANVGTVLRTGNAIDEVLSLAKERGATLIVLGAKGRHGIAEQIFGGVAEAVVHRSESHVLVVR from the coding sequence ATGACAAATGGCAGAAAGCTCGGAAACGTGCTCGTGCCGCTCGACGTGGCGGAGAGCGGCGAGAAGATCCTCTCGGCGGTCGAGGAGATCGTGCGTCTCGGCGTTCAGGAGATCCGGCTCCTCCATGTGGCGAACGTGCGGGACACCCTGGCGGCCCCGGAGATCCTCGACCACGACCGGGAGGTGCTCGAGGCCTGGCGGAACCGGCTGGTCGCGTGCGGGGCTCCGTCCGTGACCGCGGAGGTGGTCAGCGGCATCCCTTCGATCGAGATCGTCGAGCGGTCGGAGCGGGACGGCTACGCGCTCATCGTCCTCGGCTCGCACGGGAGGAACCTGGTATCCCGGGTTCTCCTCGGCAGCACCACGGAAGACGTCCTCCGGAACGTGAACGACCCGGTCCTCCTCGTCCGGCTGCGGATCATCGGGACGGCCGATGAAACGACCTGCCGGCTCGCGGCCGACCGGCTCTTTGGGCGCATCCTGTACGCGACGGACTTCTCGGCGTATGCAGAGCGGTGCATCCCCTGCCTCTCGTGGATGGCCGGGGCGCACCCCGATGAGGTGATCGTCGCCCACATCCAGGACCTCCGGCATCTCGCGTACGCCTCGCCCGAAGAGATGGCGGCGTTCAACCGGCGCGACGAAGGACGGCTCGCGGCTCTGAAGCGGCAGTTCGAGGAAGCCGGGTTTGCAAACGTCGGCACCGTCCTCCGGACGGGGAATGCCATCGACGAGGTGCTCTCCCTTGCAAAGGAACGCGGCGCAACGCTTATCGTCCTGGGAGCGAAGGGACGGCACGGGATTGCAGAGCAGATCTTCGGCGGGGTGGCCGAAGCGGTCGTGCACCGGTCGGAAAGCCACGTGCTGGTGGTACGATAA
- the arsB gene encoding ACR3 family arsenite efflux transporter has product MAGENEMTGEGKTRRLSTFEKYLTLWVALCIVAGILLGSTFPGVAVALDAFSVYQISIPIAIALFFMIYPIMVKIDFSEVLRAARTPKPVALTLVLNWAIKPFTMYLIATFFLGYLFVDFLPGTEILPSGVEVELWRSYVAGCILLGIAPCTAMVLMWSYLARGNDGLTLVMVAINSLTMLVLYAPLGGFLLGVAAMPIPWETILLSVAVYVGLPLAAGYVTRKWIIARKGMAWFETRFLHYLTPVSIAALLGTLVLLFTFKGDVIIANPLTILWIAIPLFIQTLFIFTLGYFVLARRLKLAYRDAAPAGMIGASNHFEVAIATATILFGLGSGAALATVVGVLIEVPVMLMLVRICLGTQGMFGGEIE; this is encoded by the coding sequence ATGGCAGGGGAGAATGAGATGACGGGAGAAGGAAAAACCCGGCGCCTATCGACGTTCGAGAAGTACCTCACACTCTGGGTGGCGCTCTGCATCGTTGCCGGGATCCTCCTCGGCAGCACCTTCCCCGGCGTCGCGGTCGCGCTCGACGCCTTCTCGGTCTACCAGATCTCGATACCGATAGCCATCGCCCTCTTCTTCATGATCTACCCGATCATGGTGAAGATCGACTTTTCCGAAGTGCTCCGGGCCGCCAGGACCCCGAAACCCGTCGCCCTGACGCTCGTCCTGAACTGGGCGATCAAGCCCTTCACGATGTACCTCATCGCCACCTTCTTCCTCGGCTACCTCTTCGTCGACTTCCTCCCCGGTACCGAGATCCTCCCGAGCGGCGTCGAGGTCGAGCTCTGGCGGAGTTACGTCGCCGGGTGCATCCTGCTCGGCATCGCCCCCTGCACGGCGATGGTGCTGATGTGGAGCTACCTCGCACGGGGCAACGACGGCCTGACGCTCGTGATGGTCGCGATCAACTCGCTCACGATGCTCGTCCTCTACGCCCCGCTCGGCGGGTTCCTCCTCGGCGTCGCCGCAATGCCGATCCCCTGGGAGACGATCCTCCTCTCGGTCGCGGTCTACGTCGGCCTTCCCCTCGCGGCAGGCTACGTGACGCGAAAGTGGATCATCGCCCGGAAGGGCATGGCCTGGTTCGAGACCAGGTTCCTGCACTACCTGACCCCGGTGAGCATCGCCGCTCTCCTCGGCACGCTCGTCCTCCTCTTCACCTTCAAGGGCGACGTCATCATCGCAAATCCGCTCACCATCCTCTGGATCGCGATCCCGCTCTTCATCCAGACGCTCTTCATCTTCACTCTGGGCTACTTCGTCCTCGCGCGGCGGCTGAAACTCGCCTACCGCGACGCGGCGCCCGCCGGGATGATCGGGGCCTCGAACCACTTCGAGGTGGCGATCGCGACCGCGACGATCCTCTTCGGCCTCGGCTCTGGGGCGGCGCTGGCGACGGTCGTCGGGGTGCTGATCGAGGTGCCGGTGATGCTGATGCTCGTGCGGATCTGCCTCGGGACACAGGGCATGTTTGGAGGTGAGATAGAATGA
- a CDS encoding putative zinc-binding protein, with protein MSPALRISSRYCLERSEMAVQQPVVCVCGGPGVPEGGKKRVLFPCAGASNTGQISNSAAVQLTLEGYGILACTAGVPVRAPSTMKRTSRRWSAQPGRSRGRSSGDTRRWQGRMR; from the coding sequence ATGTCCCCTGCGTTGAGGATATCAAGCAGATACTGCTTGGAGAGAAGTGAGATGGCAGTGCAGCAGCCTGTAGTATGCGTCTGCGGGGGCCCCGGCGTCCCCGAAGGCGGGAAGAAACGAGTGCTCTTCCCGTGTGCTGGAGCGTCGAACACCGGCCAGATCTCGAACAGCGCCGCAGTCCAGCTGACGCTGGAGGGGTATGGCATCCTTGCCTGCACCGCCGGCGTGCCGGTCAGAGCCCCGTCGACGATGAAGAGGACGTCGAGACGGTGGTCAGCGCAGCCTGGGAGGAGTAGGGGGAGAAGTAGCGGAGATACACGCCGATGGCAGGGGAGAATGAGATGA
- a CDS encoding thioredoxin family protein — translation MVLVEVFGTGCAKCKRMLKNVEIAVRDLKIDAEIRKIEGLDEMIERGVMLTPALYVDGEAKVVGHVPCVEDIKQILLGEK, via the coding sequence ATGGTTCTGGTTGAAGTCTTCGGGACCGGCTGCGCCAAATGCAAGCGGATGCTGAAGAATGTGGAAATTGCTGTCAGGGACCTCAAGATCGATGCGGAGATCCGCAAGATCGAAGGCCTCGATGAGATGATCGAACGGGGGGTGATGCTGACGCCGGCGCTCTACGTCGACGGCGAGGCCAAGGTCGTCGGCCATGTCCCCTGCGTTGAGGATATCAAGCAGATACTGCTTGGAGAGAAGTGA
- a CDS encoding thioredoxin family protein, translating into MKVEVLGTGCARCKRLTKNVETAIKDLGIEAELVKVDDITEIMDRGVMLTPALAVDGELKVSGRVADVKEIKEILQG; encoded by the coding sequence ATGAAGGTTGAAGTACTCGGAACCGGCTGCGCCAGATGCAAGCGGCTCACAAAGAACGTGGAGACGGCGATCAAAGACCTCGGCATCGAGGCCGAACTCGTCAAGGTCGACGATATCACCGAGATCATGGACCGCGGCGTGATGCTGACGCCGGCGCTCGCCGTCGACGGGGAACTCAAGGTCTCCGGCCGGGTGGCCGACGTGAAAGAGATCAAGGAGATCCTGCAGGGGTGA
- a CDS encoding permease encodes MIDILIGALASGLAAVLDYLSAHVLTCLVPAFFIAGAIAAFVKKEAILKYFSPDTPKHISYGIASVSGTILAVCSCTILPIFAGILKKGSGIGPATTFLFAGPAINILAIIYTARVLGFDLGIARAVFAVVLAIVIGLFMALIFRSTDIETLKQRAMAPSVAGACEEEKPRWVTPAFFALLVGVLVFGASQLEWALRLGIVYILTLAIAVLLIYYYDRDEVTDWGLETWDLTKKIFPILIGGTFLVGIIAFFLPPETFQPFFGNNSLAANFLAAIVGMILYMPTLLEVPIIGTTFGYSAGLMAPGPALALLLAGPTISLPSVLVISRIAGAKKTAAYVALVVVFATVAGFLYGNGMLLI; translated from the coding sequence ATGATTGACATACTCATAGGCGCTCTTGCGTCGGGGCTCGCGGCAGTGCTCGATTACCTCTCGGCACACGTCCTCACCTGCCTGGTCCCGGCGTTCTTCATCGCCGGGGCCATCGCGGCTTTCGTCAAGAAAGAGGCGATCCTGAAGTACTTCAGCCCGGACACGCCCAAACACATCTCTTACGGAATCGCATCGGTATCGGGGACGATTCTTGCCGTCTGCAGCTGCACCATCCTGCCGATATTTGCCGGCATCCTCAAGAAAGGGAGCGGCATCGGCCCCGCGACGACGTTTCTCTTTGCCGGACCGGCCATCAACATCCTCGCGATCATCTACACCGCCCGGGTGCTCGGCTTCGACCTCGGGATAGCACGGGCGGTCTTTGCGGTCGTGCTCGCCATCGTCATCGGGCTTTTTATGGCGCTGATCTTCCGGTCGACCGATATCGAGACGCTCAAGCAGAGGGCGATGGCGCCGAGCGTCGCCGGGGCGTGTGAGGAGGAGAAACCACGCTGGGTCACGCCCGCGTTCTTCGCCCTCCTGGTCGGGGTGCTGGTCTTCGGGGCGTCGCAGCTCGAGTGGGCGCTCCGGCTCGGCATCGTCTACATTCTCACGCTCGCGATCGCCGTCCTGCTCATCTACTATTACGACCGCGACGAGGTGACCGACTGGGGGCTCGAGACCTGGGACCTCACGAAGAAGATCTTTCCCATCCTGATCGGGGGAACGTTCCTCGTCGGGATCATCGCCTTCTTCCTCCCGCCCGAGACCTTCCAGCCCTTCTTCGGGAACAACTCGCTCGCGGCAAACTTCCTTGCGGCAATCGTCGGGATGATCCTCTACATGCCGACGCTGCTCGAGGTCCCGATCATCGGCACGACCTTCGGCTACTCGGCAGGCCTCATGGCCCCGGGACCGGCGCTTGCCCTCCTGCTCGCGGGCCCGACGATCAGCCTCCCCTCCGTCCTCGTCATCTCGCGGATCGCCGGGGCGAAGAAGACGGCGGCCTACGTGGCGCTGGTGGTCGTCTTCGCGACCGTCGCCGGGTTCCTGTACGGGAACGGCATGCTGCTTATCTAG
- a CDS encoding ferredoxin-thioredoxin reductase catalytic domain-containing protein, producing the protein MGGGVRPRTRSRAQPDVRVRNAVIRGLARNQLRYGRRYCPCRIRKGVPEEDAKIACPCVYHLDEIAGEGKCHCNLFFRKDAVGREE; encoded by the coding sequence CTGGGCGGAGGAGTACGCCCGCGAACACGATCTCGTGCTCAACCGGACGTACGGGTCAGAAACGCCGTCATCCGGGGGCTTGCCCGGAACCAGCTCCGTTACGGCAGACGCTACTGCCCCTGCCGCATCCGGAAAGGCGTGCCGGAAGAAGACGCGAAGATTGCCTGCCCCTGCGTCTACCACCTGGACGAGATCGCCGGCGAAGGAAAGTGCCACTGCAACCTCTTCTTCCGGAAGGATGCAGTAGGGCGGGAGGAATAG